CCGCAGTGTGCCGCAAAGTTGTTCACATCTCCGCCGTGGGCGTAGGTCGTCATTTGAGCCGTCTCTCCAACCCCAGTTTCACTTCGTACACTTCGTCGCAGATTTGGGCGAGTTTTTGACCGATGATCCCCGACAAATCGACGTAGCGGCGGCTGATCGGATCGGAGGGGATCACCCCCGATCCGACATCATTGAGAACAAACACGATGTTAGCGTCGATGGCTCCCAGCGCTTCGATCTCTGCGATCAATACCTCTTCGCTCTCCTCCATGCGGTTGAGTATCCACATCGAGACGCAGTCGACGAGGTAGGTGCGGTGAGGTTCGATTACACGTAGAAGGTCGCGGCTCTCTTCGAGGGTGATGAAGTTTTCACCGCGCGTTTGACGGTGTTTGTCGATCCGCGTTCCCATCTCGGTGTCGCCGTATGTGTGATCGTAGGTGGCGAGGTAGGTGGGTTGGTCGGTTGCGATGGCGAGCGTCTTTGCCTCCGCCAGAGAACTTTTGCCTGATTTCTGCCCTCCGAAATAGAGTATCTTCATGATAAAAATCCCTCGACGCGGCGGGTGATCTGTTCGGGGGAAAGACCGTTCAGGATGCCGTAGACGAGCGCCGCCCCAGCCCCTACCCCCTCTTTGGCTTCCCCTTCGTCGTAGAGCCGCAGTGCGGGGTGGGAGGAGCGGGAGAAGTCAAACTCGGCGCAGCACGCGTCGATGGGGAAACTGAGCATCCGGAGCAGTCCGGCGATGTCGGATGAGGGATCGTCGGCAAGCCATGCGGTCGTCCAGAGTGCGAGGGATCCTTCGCGGATACTTCCCTCCATCGAACGGAGGATCGTATCGACGATCAGCAGCACCGCCGCCATCTGGGTCCCTCCGGCCAGGACGGTCGTGACGTCTCGGTTCTGGAGTCCCAGTAGGAATCCGGCGTTGAAAAGGAGCATGTTGTCCGACACCTTCGCGAGGCGTTCGAAGAGGTCGTTGACCCCTTCGCATCCGGTCAGCGCCTGTTCGATAACGCGCCGTTTGGTCGATTGGGGGGCGTTTTTGAAACTGCTGCTGAACATCTCCTGCGCGTCGTATCCCAGGGCGAGGGCGGTGGCGGCTGCCGTCGTTGTTCCGCCGGGGATCGATTCGCCGAGGATGAGGTAGTCCCCTTTGGGCTCGAAGGTCTGGGCGAAGGCGACACCGCGTTCGAAAACCTCCATTGCCGCAATCCGCGCCCCGGTATCGATGGAGCCGCTGGGCGGGATGTCAAAACCGTAACAGGCGAAACGTTCCACTTTCGGTTTTTCGGAAAGTCCAAGATCGAGCAGCCCGATTTCGGCAAAGGGGTGCAGGAGGTGGACGGCACGGGTGATGAGGGCGGGGGTGGGAACCCCGGAAGGGGTTTCGGCGACGGCATCCAGGCTGCGTACTTCCCCGGTACAGAGAAATTCGGCATCCAGGGTCGGGGTCAGATGGAGCAATCCCGGGATTCCCGCCTGGGTGATCCCCGGGATCTCTGCGGTAGCCGTGGTGCTCATGGAGAGGAGGAAGTGGGCCTTTTTGCCGCGCAGGTATTCGGCAAAATCGCGTGTTCCGGTTATCGGTCGTATCATTGTATTTTCTCCCAGAGGTCGGTATGGTCGCGCCCCGCGAGGAAGCGGGTGACGCTGTAGTAAAGTCCGGCGTAGCGGACGTAGGGGCGGAAACGTTCGATCGCTTCGGTATATCCGTACGCATCCAGCAGCATCCGCGTATGCGCATCGTCGGCGCACCATGCGAGGGCCGTGACGGCGAGATCGAAGGTGAAATCGCCGTTGCACGCTTCGCTCCAGTCGTAGACGCAGCCCAGTTCGTCGCCGCAGAAAGAGGCATTGTCGGGGAAAAGATCCCCGTGTATGATCCCCTCGTCGCGCAGATCGATCCGGAGTTCGGCGAACAGGGCGGAAAACGGTTCATGTCCCGTTCGGGCGATCAGTTCTGCGAGCCGCTCGCGTTTGAATAAGGGGAGATTGCCGCTCTGTTTTCCCCGCGTGCGGCCGTGAAGATCTCTCAAAAACGCCCCGATGCCGCGGATCTGGTTTTCGGTGGGGCGGTTGGGACTGGTTCCTGCGCATTTGGCGTACACGAGAGCGCTTTTTCCCCGCAGGGCGAAAACGGGGGTGAGTGCCCTGGGAACGGGGAGTGGAGCGAGCGAAGCGAGCAGTTCCCACTCCCTTTGTGCCGATTCGACACTCGCTTCTTCGAACACTTTGAGAACGTAGTCGTTATCGAGCCAATAAACCGTGTCACGTACCCCGTCTTGGGTGGGGTGCAGGGTGCGCGCTTCCCAGAACGGTGCGATATCTGCGGCGTCAATGTGCGTTTTTACACCCATCGGACCACCTCGGTGAGCTCTTTTTTACTGTTCCACCCCAGTTTCAGCAGTTCGGGCTCATCCAAAAATTCGCTTACGTATCCCAGTGTCAGATAGGCGACGAGCTTGTGCTCTTTTCCCATTCCCAGCAGTTTTCTCACCTTTTTGGGGCGGAGGATGCTGACCCAGCCGACCCCGATGTTGTGGGCACGCGCCATCAGCCAGAGGTTCTGGATCGCGCACACGACGCTGTATTCCCCCGTTTTTTTCTGAGTCGTCTGCCCCAGCACCGGTTTGCGGGGTTTTTCGTAGAAGACCGCGATATTGAGTGCCGATTCGAGGATCCCTTCGAGTTTGAGCGAAGGGTAGAGGGACGAATCGGCGAATTGTTCCCGCGCTTTGGCGTTTTCACGGGCAAATTCGCGGTAGATTTCCGTGCGAAGGGCGTTGTCTTGGATGATGACGAACTGCCAGGGTTGCGAGTACCCTACCGAGGGCGCCGAGACGGCCGCTTCGAGGAGATCGTGGAGCACGGCGTCATCGATGGGACGATCGACGTAGCGGTTTCCCCGAACGTCGCGCCGGGAGACGAAAATCGATTGCAGGATGGTCCGGGCGTGGGCGTCGAAGGCTTTCACATCAGCCTCCGTCGGACGAGGTCGGGATGGCTGCGAAAGAGGGTGTGCAGATACGTTCCCAGGACGTTGCCCTCAGCGTTTGTCCAGCTCCCCGCCTGCCCGGTCCCTGTTTTTGCCCCCCGGAGAATATCGAATCCCCCTTCGGTGTCGAGGGGACGGGTGTAGTGGAACGCATGCCCTTTGATCCCCGCTTCGTTGGTGTAGTATCCCATCCGCTGGAACCTCTTTTCGAGGGTAAAGGAGACGTCCAGAATCCCGCTCATCTCTTTGTCGTCGACCCGTTGCCCCAGGTAGAGGAGCCCCGCGCATTCGGCGTAGATTTTTCCGGAACGGGCATGGCGGATCAGGGAGTCTTTGAAGCGGCGGGCGTTGCGGAGGGTTTCGTACGCCGCGTCGGTTTCGACGTAACCGCCGCAGATATAGACGCTCTTGCACGTATCGGGGATCGGCTCGTCGCAAGAAGGGCTTACGAGGCACACCGACGAAAACGCTTCTTCGAGAAAACGGAGATTGTCGGGATAGAGGAACGAGAAATTCTCATCGCATACCACCGCGACCGCATCTTCGGATCGGGGAGGCGGGGGGAAGGGATACCCCTTCGCCGCAGGGGCATCGGAGCGCCCCAGGGCAATGAGGGCGTCGATGTCGATATGCTCGAGGGCCTGGGCGGAAATGGCGGCGAGTTTATCGCGGTCGCGCAGGTCGAGCCCCAGGTGGGTGTCGCGCAGCGCGTCGAGGCCGTCGCGAACCCATCCCAGAACCGCCACGTCGTCAAAATCGCTTTCGATCCGGTTTTTAATCAGTTCGTAGTGGCTCTGCGAGCCCAGACGGTTGAGGATGACCCCCTTGATCGTGTTGTCCGCACGATAGGCTTTGAGCCCTCCGAGTACGGCGCTGGGGGTGATGTAGCTCCCCTGTGCGTCGAGGACGATGACGGTGGGGACGTTGAGCAGCGTCGAGACGTCATAAGCGCTGCTGCCGTAGTCCATGCCGTCGTAAAACCCCATTACCCCCTCCATGATCGCGACTTCGCGGTCGGCGTATCGACCATACAGCCATCGGAGCTGTTCGGGGTTCATCATAAACGCATCGAGGTTGATGCTATCGGTGCCGCAGATGGCGCGGTGGAACTGCGGATCGATAAAATCGGGACCGATTTTAAACGGACGGACGGACTCTTTGAAACGGTACAGAAGCGCCGAAGTAAGAAGCGTTTTTCCCTGGTTGGACGCGACCGCGCTGATGCAGAGACTAACCATGTCCCCCCCTTTTTTTCAGGATGATGTAAATGAAAAACGGTCCCCCGATAAATGACGTGACGACCCCGATGGGGACTTCGCTGGCCGCGCCGAGATTGCGCGCGATCAGGTCGCACAGGACCAGAAATACCCCGCCGTAATAAAAGACCGGGAGAATCAAAGCGTCGCTGCTGCGACGGTAAAGCAGGCGGACGATGTGGGGGATCACGAGCCCGATAAACCCGATCGGCCCGACGACGCTCACGCAGATCCCCACGCTCATCGAGACGGCGAGGAGGAGGATCAGGTTGATTTTCCTGATCTCGATCCCTTTGAGAAACGCGTTTTCGTACGAAGTGAGGAGCAGCTTAAGCTCGGGGCGGTAACGTACGACGACCCACAGCAGACCGAGCGCCGCCGCCGCAACGGGATAGAGGCTCTCCATCCCCACAACGCTCAGGCTCCCCATCGTGAAACGGATGATCGAGTAGCTTTGTTCGAGGTCGCTGAGGTAAAAAATTACCATCAGCGCGGCCGAATAGAAAAACGACAGCGCGATCCCGATGAGGAGCAGCGAATGGGTCTGGGTAGCTTTGAGGGTCCGTGCAAACAAAAACAGCAGCACGACCGTCGAAAACGCCCCGACGAAACTGAAAAAGTACGAGAGGGCCGCCAGCGATGCGGGTAAAAAGACGATGCCTATCGCCGTCGCCAGGGTCGCGCCGCTGGAGACACCGAGGGTAAAAGGGGTTGTGAGCGCGTTGCGAAACACCGCCTGAAATACCATTCCCCCCAGCGCGAGGACCGCCCCGGTAAAAAATGCGACCCCGACCCGGGGGAGCCGAAGATCCCAAAACAGGAGGTATTCGGTCGCATCGGGGTTGAAAAGATTGCCAATCTCCATCGCCGTTTCTCCTGTGAACGGCGCGATGGCCAGGATCGTCAGCGACAGGGCAAAAATCAGCCGTTTCATCGGTAGTTCACCGTAAAATGTCCCTCAATCCGGCAGATCGAGTCTCCGAAAAGGGAGCGGAAACGGCTCTCTTCGAAAAAATCGTTCCCCGACCCGTCGAAAACGAGTTCCCCTTCTCGCAGATAGAGGATCCGGTACCCCAGACGGTAGGCGAGGTTCAGATCGTGGGTGATGACGATTTTCCGTCCGGGATGTTCTTTGAGCATCCCGAAGAGCTTGATTTTTTTGTCGCTGTCGAGGTTTGCGGTCGGTTCATCGAAAATGGTCAAGCGGGCATTGTGCAGCAATCCTCCGGCGAAGAGCAGGAGCTGGCTTTCCCCGCTGCTGAGACATCGGCATGGGGTGTTTCGGAGCCCCGCGATATCGAGCCGTGCCATCACCGCTTCGAGGTTTTTCTGGGTCGATCCGTTGAGAAGCGAGAGTTTCAAGAACGCTTCCGCATCGATGTATTCGTCGAAAACGTCGAGTCTGGAGGGGACGAAGTTGAGCAGCTGCGCGCGGAGCTTGGCGCCGAGTTCGGCGATTTGTTTCCCTTCCGCGTACACGGCGGGCGTTTCATAAAGCCCTACAAGTGCCCGTGCAAGGGTCGTTTTGCCCGCGCCGTTGGCTCCCAGTATTACCGCGTCTTCATCTCCCAGTGCGAAGGAAATCCCCTTTAGAAAGGGGGTTGAGAGGTTTTCAACGCGCAGATTCACGTAGAAATCCTTTGAAATCGTCGATGAAATAGACGATCCGGTCACTCGGTATCCCCGCGTATTCGCCCGATTCCACGAAGACCGATTTCGTTCGGGCCGCATTGATCGGAAGTTTCAGCCACGGGGCTTTGAGCTGTTCCTCGGTAAATTTTTTCTCTTTCATTAGCGGCGCGAGGATGATGACCACGTCGGGATTGAGCGCGAGTATTTTTTCGAGCGTGAGGGCAGGTTGCCCTTTTTGGGTGCTTTGGAACGCATTGACGTTGCCGCTGGCTTCGATGATGTCGTCGAAATAGAGATTCTGCCCCGCGACGAAGACCTCTTTGGAAAGGTCGGTGTTGTAGCCGATCGGGATCAGGATTTTTTTCTTGCGCGTGATCCCTTTGAGGCTTTGGACCGAACGGTCGATTTTCGCGACGAGGGCGGATGCTTTCTCTTTTTTGCCGAGCAGTGTTCCCAGGCCCAGAAGGGTTTTTCGGATCGAGGCGAGGGTATCGATTTTGACGAGTACCGTTTTGATCCCCAGCCGCTCGAGTTTTTCGGCAAGAGGAGCGTTGTTTTCCTGCACTACAACGAGATCGGGTTTGAGGGCTACGATCTTTTCAAGCGAGGGGGTGAAAAATCCCCCGACTTTGGCGATTTTCTCTGATTGGGGCGGATAGCGGCAGTAGGCGGTATTCCCCACGATTTTTTCCCCTTCGCCCAGGGCGAAGAGGATTTCGTTGACCGAGGGGCTCAGCGCGACGATCCGGTCGTACGACCAGGCCGGAAGGGCCAAAAAAGCGATGAAAAGAAGTCTTAATAACACGCTTCGACCTTATAGACCCACGTCATTGTTCCGGCGTTTTCAAGACGGTAGTTTTGCGCCATTTTATGGACCGATTGTCCGTCTATGAGGTAAAACCAGCCGAATTTTCCGACGACCGACTTCATACCGTCGATCGAACGGACAAAGGTGAATTTTCCTTTTTGCTCCGTCTCCACGCGGCTCACTTTTTGCAGAAGTTCCAGCGCCGTCGTCTCTTTGGGCGTGTAGGTAGTTCGGATAGTGCGTTCGGGACGGCCGTCCCCGTAGACGATCGTCACGTCGATCTCCTGAGCGGCAAGGGACAGGGAGGTGCTCAGCAGCACGATGAAAAACCGGATCAAAACGATACCTCCATTCCCACATAATATGCCCGCGGGCTTGCCGCGTAGTTGTTGACGCTTTGGTAGTATTTGTCGGTAATATTATCGACTTTTGCGTAGATTTTGAGATGTTTCGAGAACGTATGGTCGGCCACGAGGGAGGCGACCGTGTATCTTCCCGTCTGCGCCCCCTGATCGTTGTCGCTGTCGTAACGGCTTCCGACGTACTCTCCGCTGATTGCGACGTGCGTTTTGGGAATACCGTAGTAGTCCAGGCCGAATTTGAGGCTCTCTTTCGCACGACGGCGGAGATTCTCTCCGCGCTGGTTTTCGGCATCGAGGCGGGTGTATCCCAACGACACGAGGATATCGCTGCCGAGCTCTTGTTTGCAGGCCGCCTCGATCCCTTTGATCGTCGAGGTCCCCTCGATGTTTCCGTATCGCGATGCGGTGAAATCGTACTCGATCATATCCCGGATGCGGCTCTCGAAATAGGTGAGGCTAACCCCACCGAAGCCTACCGTGATGTCGTAGCTTCGGGTCTCTTCGGGTTTGAGGGCGGTGTTTCCGTAGGTCGGATCGTAAAGCTGGTAGAGAGTGGGGACGTTATAGGCGCTCCCATAGTTCGCGCCAAGATACCCTTCCCCCATAAAAGGGTGTTTGAAACCGATTTTTCCGGTCGTTTTGTCGCTGAAGGCGTCAAAGGCGTCGCGCCGCAGCGATTCGGTCAGAACGGTGCCGGTCGCGAGAATATTGGTGTTTGTGACGAAAACGGCTTTGTTGTCGTAGCTCCGGTTCAGACGGTTGAGATGCTCGAAGGTTTTGTAATCCCCTCCGAAAACGATGAAATCGCTCTTGCGGTAACCGATGCGGGAGTGGACACCGTATTCGTCGACCCTGCCGTCGTAGGCCGTCCCGGTCGAATAGTCGCGTTCGAACGTCGAACGGTTGGCATAGACCGTGGTAAGGGTATCGCCGAAGCGGTTCTCATAGCTCAGGCGGCTGAGTTTTTCGTCTTTGCGGTAGTTGGCGGCCGAATCGCCGCTTGTACCGTCGTATTCGGTGTAGACGTCGATGTCGGTGTGGGAGAAACGGAGCGTGTTCTCGCCGTCAAACCGGTAGCCCGCGCTCAGCCCGAGGGTGCGGTTTTTATAGGCGTCGTCTTCGTAGCGGTCGAGGTCGGCATACCGCCGCGCGTACGCGCTGAACCCGTCCGAAGCGATTTGTTGCGCATCAAGACGGACGTCGAGCGCCTCGCTCGCGTATGCAATCGAGGCGGCGTACTTTTCGGTTCCGAAATTTCCCCGTTCGTAGCGGGCTTTTGCTTCGGTTCCGGGGAGCGTTTTGCGGGTGATGATGTTGACCACCCCCGCACTTGCGTCGCTTCCCCAGATGCCGCTTTGGGCCCCTTTGATCACTTCGATCCGTTCAATATCGCCGAGGATGAGATGCTCGAACGACGCGCCGTCCATCGAGGTGTTGTCGTTGTAGCGGATGCCGTCGATCAGGACGAGGGTCCGTTTTGAATCGAATCCCCGCAGGTAAAGAGAGGTTGATTTTCCCAGGCCGCCGTTGGCGGCGATCCCTACCCCGGCGAGGGAGTTGAGCGCTTCGGCGAGGGTCGTATAGCGCCGTTCGGCGATCTCTTCGGCGGTAATGACGTCGGTATTGGCGGTAACGCTACGGAGGCTCTGCTCGGTTTTGGAAGCACTTACGACGATCGGGTCGAGCGTCAGCTCCCTGGCTTCGGTTGAAGCGACGAACGTTGCGGCGGCAACGAGTGAAAGAGTGTGTCGGTGCATGAATGTCCTTGTTGCATAATCGTTATAACGGATGAGGTAAGGACATCTTTGGGCGGGGAGACGGTGGAGTAGGTGTGGATCGGATGGGTCGGGCAGATCCACTCGATCCGGGTAATGTTCTGGAGGAGGCGGACATGCGACGCGTATGCCTGGATCGCGACGAGCGAAAAATAGTTTTTTCCGAAACCGCGCGGTGAACGCATCGCCATCCTCCCCTTTTTTAGGGGAATTATACCCTATCAGCTTTTAAACTGCCCCAGTTGCGCGTTGAGGCTGGTTGCCGCGTCGTAGAGTTCCCCGGCAATGGCGGAGATTTTGGTGATCTCTTCTTGGTTGCTTTGAGAAAGCCCCGACATCTCGGAGACTTTGGCGATGATCTCGTTGATTTTGCGGGCCATCGCTTCGGCCGCTTCGACGCTTTGACGGCTGGCATCGACATTCGTGCGCAGTACCTGCGCGGCCGAATCGATTTTGGCGTCGATCTCTTCGCTCCGCTCGGCGAGACGCTCGATGTTTTCACTGTTGGTGCTCATCATGTCGGACGAATCGGAGATCGACTGGATGACGACCGAAATCGTCGAGTTGATTTCAGTGAGGCTTTTTTGAGTACGTTCCGCCAGTTTGCGCACTTCGTCGGCAACGACGGCGAACCCGCGTCCGTGTTCTCCCGCACGTGCCGCTTCGATCGCGGCGTTGAGGGCGAGAAGGTTGGTCTGGTCGGCAATGTCGGAGATGATTCCCAAGACCCCGCTGACGCTGGCCGCATCGCTGGAAAGCTGGGTGAAGCGTTCGGCCAGATCGTTGCTCATCTGCGTCGTGCTGTGGATTTCGCGCGTAATGGCGTTGGCGATTTCCCGGACGCTGTTGAGTTCCTGTTCGGTCGAGCGGCTGTTGTCGAGGGTGCTTTTGGCAATGCTGACGCTTTGCTCGAGCGTTTCACCGATTTCGGCTGCCGTGGCATTGGTGTTCTGTGCGATCGCGTTCGTTTTTTCCGACTGGATGGAGAGGTTGCTGGCCGAATTGTGAAGCGTCGACGTTGAACCGACGGCCGAAGTGGTGATCCGCTTCGTATCGTTGATCGTGCTTTGGATTTTGGCGATGAACTGGTTGAGGTAGTTGCTGGCGATACCGATTTCGTCGTTTTTGTTCATGATCGGCAGCCGTTTGGTCAAGTCCCCGTTCCCGTGCGCTAGGTCGGAAGAAACGTTGTCGAGCGCTTCGATGGGCCCCAGGATACTGCGCCCGGAGAAATAGTTGATTGCGATCAGGATACCGGTGAGCGCGGTGCCGAGGATCATGAACCATTTGAAGAATCCGGCTTTGAGTTCGTCGAAATAGTCGGCTTTGTTGATCCCCGGGACGACCCACATGTCCCACGCGGGGATATAGCGATACGCCGCGATCTTATCCTGGCCGGTCGTTGCCGAGTGGTACTCGTAGATCCCCCCCTCTTTGTGGGAACGGATTTCATCGATGTAATCGTGCCCTGCGAGATTTTCTCCCTCTTTTTTCGGGTGGACGCGCATCGTCCCTTTGCTGTCGACGAGATAAACGTATCCGCTCTGTCCGATTTTGATCTTGAAGATGTCTTTTTTGAAGGTGTCGTTTTTGTACGCTTCAGGGTCGATTTCGGAGATGTAGAGAACCGTTTGCTCGAGCGAGTCGGCGACGGTGTTGAGATCGCTCGTCATGATCGTCTTGATCGAACTCGTGGCGATGAAGTATGCTACAATGACACTCACCAAGATCGCGCTGACCGCGGCGATCAGATTGACGATGAATTTGCCTTTGATCGTGTTGAAAAAATGCATAGGGTGCTGTCCGTCCGTGTTGAAATATTCACCATTGTAATTTTGTTTTTCTAAAGCGAAGGTAAAATAGTATGAGATATTCTTATTTAAAGCAGATTGCGGCCTACCTGCAACGTTTTAAGCGCATTGTTGCGGCGTACCGTTACAGTGACACGGGGATACGGATCGTTTTCGATTCGGACAACAGCTGGAATTTCGACATGGCGCGGGGCAATTCGGCGATCACGATCGGCGAGGGCGCCAATCGGATCAAAATGTACCAGGCCCCTTTCGACGTTTTGCTCGCCAAGCGGTTCAACCGCGCTTCGATTACCGCGATCACCCTTCACAATGACGACAAGATCATCCGTATCGCCGTGAGCATGAGCGGGGCCTACAAAAGCGAAACGACGATACTGCAGCTTGAATTTACCGGAAAACACACCAATGCGATTATCCTCTCATCCGACGAGACGGTGCTCGAAGCGCTGCGGCATATCGACGCGAACGTCTCGAGCCGAAGCGTGCGGGTGGGCCAGAAACTGCTCAATCCTCCGAAGCTCCCGTTTGTCCCCAAAGAGTATCCCCTCTCCGACGTTCGGGCATTTCTGGTCGAAGAGTTTCGGCGTCAGGGGGCCGAGAAACTCGAAAAGCTCAAACGTGAAAAAACGTCGCTGCTTCTTAAACGGCTTGCGCAGCTTGAAAAACATCTGGCCGCGCTCGAAGACGAATCGGTATTGATGCAAGAGTCGCTCGAAGCCCAGCATGCGGGGCATTTGATCCTTGCGAACCTGGATGCGGTGAACCCCTACGCCGCTACGGCCCAGGTGCAGGATTTCGACGGAACGTCCAAAGTCCTCGAGATCCCTGCGGGGTGCGTCAGTGCGGCCGGATGCGCCGAGGCGTTTTTCCGGCGTTCCAAGAAAGCGAAGCAAAAAGCGGTGGGACTCCACCGCGAAAAGCACAATCTCCAGGAAAAAATCCGTCATCAGCGGCTTTTCATCCAGGCCGTGGAGGATGCGAGAACACCCGAAGAGATTCAGCTTCTTTTCCCGGCCAAAACCCCCCTCTCGAAGCTTAGAACTTCCGATTCGGTCGCCGAATTCTGGATCGAAGGGGTCAAAGTGTCGTTGGGGAAAAGCGAAAAAGGGAACATCGAGCTTCTCCGAAACGCCAAAGCCCGCGACATCTGGATGCATCTAAAAGACCGCCCCTCCGCCCACGTCGTCATTACGACCGACAAGCAGCAGCTCCCCGAACGGCTTCTCGAAGCGGCGGCCAGATTGTGCGTCGATTTTTCGGTATTTGAAAAAGGGCGCTATCTGGTCGATTATACTCCACGCAGAGAAGTAAAAATCGTCGAAGGGGCAAACGTCTTGTACACCGATTACAAGACGCTGAGCATCGAGAAAGGATAGAAAATGGCTGTCGGTCCGATCGGTAACGCAATTTACGTCAATCAGCAGATGGCTGCCGTCGCGAGCGAAAAAACGGCGGTACTGAACCGTTTCGAGCTCCAGACGCTCGCCGCGGCGGCCGCTTCGCAGGAAGCCCACAAAGAGGTGGAAGAAGTTCGCCCCCCCGAAGAAAATCACGGGGTCGATGCCGACCGTGAGCATACCCGGGAGCAGGCTGAGCAGGAAGAACGGCAGTTCGAATCCGAAGAGGGTTCCGAAGAAGAGAAGCCTGAACCCGAAAAGCCGTTGCATCTGCTCGATATTAAAGTGTGATTCGCTATAATCCGCTAACTTAAACCATTGGTCAATCAACAATGCAAACCGCAAAAAATTCTATCAAAGATCGCGTCGGAACGGCTGTCGTTCTCGTAGCCGTTGTCCTCACCGTAGGCCTCATCAACAATTTCTGGTTGATCTGGATGGTCATGGGGATCGTTTACCTGCTCGCATTTCACGAGGCGATGCGTCTTTTCGGGATCAACAACAACTCGTTGTACGCGTATGCGGCCATTTTGTGGCTGGCCGCCGCACTCTACCCCTACGGAGAGGATCTGTTCGTGATCGCGGGGCTCATTTTTGCCGCCGCGGTAGCCTATACCCAGAATATTCCGTGGAAAAATTTCTTTCCGTTCGTTTATCCGACCGCGGGGATGCTGTTTATGCTCAGCATGTACCAAGAATACGGGGTAACGGCGCTGCTATGGCTCCTCGTGGTCGTTGCTTCGGCCGATGTAGGGGCCTATTTCGTAGGGCGCAGTATCGGCAAAACCCCTTTTAGCATCTCCAGCCCCAGCAAAACGCGCGAAGGGGTATACGGCGGGATCGCCGTCGCGACGGCGGCCGGCTTTTTCATCGGCATTACGATCGTCGACATCACCCAGGCGGTCATCATTTCGATGATGGCGGCGATCGGTGCGGTTTTCGGGGACCTCTTTGAAAGCTACCTCAAGCGCCGTGCTGGGGTTAAAGACAGCGGTTCCATCCTTCCGGGACACGGAGGGGTGCTTGACCGGATTGACGGTTACCTGTTTGCTTCGATCATCATGCTCGTCCTCTTGCGGGGGCTTGTTTGATCCTTCTGGGCTCGACGGGCTCCATCGGGGTCAACGCCCTGCGCGTTGCCGAACAATTCGGCCTCAGCGTCGATACGCTGGTGGCGGGGCGCAACATCGACCTTCTCAACATCCAGATTAAAAAACACTCTCCCAAACGGGTCGTCGTAACGCGCGACGAAGACCGTGCGCGGGTAAACCACCACGACGTCCGCGCCGGCGATGCGGCGATATTGCAGGCGATCGAGGAATCCTCCTCCGGGCACGTTGTCAATGCGCTGGTCGGTTTCGCCGGATTCCGCCCGACCCTCAAAGCGCTTGAATGCGGCAAAAAAGTGGCGCTGGCGAACAAAGAATCGCTTGTGGTGGGAGGGATGTTCGTCGATACCTCCTCAATCGTTCCGATCGACAGCGAACATTTCGGCCTATGGTATCTTAACCGCTCAGACCGTCCCGTCTCGCGGATGGTGGTGACGGCCAGCGGAGGGGCGTTTCGAGATTGGCCTCTGGAAAAGCTTGGCAATGCGACGCTCGAAGACGCCCTGAAACATCCTAACTGGTCAATGGGGCAGAAAATCACGATCGACAGTGCCTCGATGATGAACAAGCTTTTCGAGCTTCTCGAGGCACGGTGGCTTTTCGGGGAAGGGGAATACGACGCCCTGATCGAAACGCGTTCGCTGATTCA
This DNA window, taken from Sulfuricurvum sp. IAE1, encodes the following:
- a CDS encoding ABC transporter ATP-binding protein, translated to MNLRVENLSTPFLKGISFALGDEDAVILGANGAGKTTLARALVGLYETPAVYAEGKQIAELGAKLRAQLLNFVPSRLDVFDEYIDAEAFLKLSLLNGSTQKNLEAVMARLDIAGLRNTPCRCLSSGESQLLLFAGGLLHNARLTIFDEPTANLDSDKKIKLFGMLKEHPGRKIVITHDLNLAYRLGYRILYLREGELVFDGSGNDFFEESRFRSLFGDSICRIEGHFTVNYR
- a CDS encoding ABC transporter substrate-binding protein encodes the protein MLLRLLFIAFLALPAWSYDRIVALSPSVNEILFALGEGEKIVGNTAYCRYPPQSEKIAKVGGFFTPSLEKIVALKPDLVVVQENNAPLAEKLERLGIKTVLVKIDTLASIRKTLLGLGTLLGKKEKASALVAKIDRSVQSLKGITRKKKILIPIGYNTDLSKEVFVAGQNLYFDDIIEASGNVNAFQSTQKGQPALTLEKILALNPDVVIILAPLMKEKKFTEEQLKAPWLKLPINAARTKSVFVESGEYAGIPSDRIVYFIDDFKGFLRESAR
- a CDS encoding DUF4430 domain-containing protein, translating into MIRFFIVLLSTSLSLAAQEIDVTIVYGDGRPERTIRTTYTPKETTALELLQKVSRVETEQKGKFTFVRSIDGMKSVVGKFGWFYLIDGQSVHKMAQNYRLENAGTMTWVYKVEACY
- a CDS encoding TonB-dependent siderophore receptor — encoded protein: MHRHTLSLVAAATFVASTEARELTLDPIVVSASKTEQSLRSVTANTDVITAEEIAERRYTTLAEALNSLAGVGIAANGGLGKSTSLYLRGFDSKRTLVLIDGIRYNDNTSMDGASFEHLILGDIERIEVIKGAQSGIWGSDASAGVVNIITRKTLPGTEAKARYERGNFGTEKYAASIAYASEALDVRLDAQQIASDGFSAYARRYADLDRYEDDAYKNRTLGLSAGYRFDGENTLRFSHTDIDVYTEYDGTSGDSAANYRKDEKLSRLSYENRFGDTLTTVYANRSTFERDYSTGTAYDGRVDEYGVHSRIGYRKSDFIVFGGDYKTFEHLNRLNRSYDNKAVFVTNTNILATGTVLTESLRRDAFDAFSDKTTGKIGFKHPFMGEGYLGANYGSAYNVPTLYQLYDPTYGNTALKPEETRSYDITVGFGGVSLTYFESRIRDMIEYDFTASRYGNIEGTSTIKGIEAACKQELGSDILVSLGYTRLDAENQRGENLRRRAKESLKFGLDYYGIPKTHVAISGEYVGSRYDSDNDQGAQTGRYTVASLVADHTFSKHLKIYAKVDNITDKYYQSVNNYAASPRAYYVGMEVSF
- a CDS encoding methyl-accepting chemotaxis protein; translation: MHFFNTIKGKFIVNLIAAVSAILVSVIVAYFIATSSIKTIMTSDLNTVADSLEQTVLYISEIDPEAYKNDTFKKDIFKIKIGQSGYVYLVDSKGTMRVHPKKEGENLAGHDYIDEIRSHKEGGIYEYHSATTGQDKIAAYRYIPAWDMWVVPGINKADYFDELKAGFFKWFMILGTALTGILIAINYFSGRSILGPIEALDNVSSDLAHGNGDLTKRLPIMNKNDEIGIASNYLNQFIAKIQSTINDTKRITTSAVGSTSTLHNSASNLSIQSEKTNAIAQNTNATAAEIGETLEQSVSIAKSTLDNSRSTEQELNSVREIANAITREIHSTTQMSNDLAERFTQLSSDAASVSGVLGIISDIADQTNLLALNAAIEAARAGEHGRGFAVVADEVRKLAERTQKSLTEINSTISVVIQSISDSSDMMSTNSENIERLAERSEEIDAKIDSAAQVLRTNVDASRQSVEAAEAMARKINEIIAKVSEMSGLSQSNQEEITKISAIAGELYDAATSLNAQLGQFKS